The genomic segment CGGCGTCACCGAATAATGCGGCAAGCTCGAGGGCGACAGGTCCATGGTTAATGCGTTCATTCAAGAGGAGTTTGAAACATAATGGTTCAACCATTATCTGGTCAAGCAATTTACGTGGTCTTACTCCGAGAACTGAAACGCTACTGGCGAGCGAAGGCACGTATTATCTCGTCTGTGGCCCAAAGCTTCTTCTTCCTTGCTATATTCGGCGTGGGACTAGGCGGGTTTATTGGTGGTGTCGGCAAAGTTAGCTACCTCTCTTATTTGGCACCAGGCATTATTTGCATGGGACTCCTCTTTGGCTCAGTGTTCTCCGGGGTTTCAGTTATTTTTGATCGCCAATTTGGCTTCATGAAGGAGATGCTAGTCGCACCTGTCAGCCGAACCAGCATTATCCTAGGCAAAATCCTTGGTGGCGCCGTGACAGCGTCGATTCAGGGCATAATATTAATGGCGGTCGCCGGAATCATGGGTGCTTTTGCACTAACTCCAGCTTTGATCTTTGGAGCACTTGCAGCAATAGGCGTTATGCTACTCATCACGGCTGGCTTTGTGGGTCTGGGCGTGGCGATCGGGTCAACTCTCAACGATTTCCACGCATTCCAGCTACTGTCTACCTTCGTGATATGGCCACTATTCATGTTGTCAGGTGCGTTCTTTCCCATAGATGCTGTGCCTTTACCTCTTCAAGTCGCGATGTTATTTGATCCCATGTTTTATGGAGTCGAACTGTTGCGATGGTGTCTGCTAGGAGTAGGAACGCCGATGCTTGGCCCATTTGGGTGGCTGATCAGCTTAGGAGTGCTCACAGGCTTCAACGCATTGATGATAGGCATCGGTACATATCTCTTCTCTCGCGCCCAAGTCTGAAGGCACCTAGCGCGAGAAGAATCCAGCGTGCACGCATGCTTAGAAAGACTGCTCTTTCATGGTCTTACGCATTCAGCTTTTGGTCTATAGGGTCTTTTTGGCTTAGGTTTGCTATGCTTCGGGCAGCGCTTAACACAAACAAACACGCCCTGGCGAACCTCAAAAACACAACCGCAAATATCTGTTAACGTTTTAGTCAACCCCACATCACGTTCTCAAAATAGCATGTACCGAAGTTTATAACCTGCATGCATCTATTGCATTTCATGGATTTTTTTCAATTCGTGTAGATACTGACCCCTGTCCAGTCTATACTTGACACTTAGGATGCCCCCAGAGATTACTGAGGCCAATCCAGTTAACGTAAAAAACAGTCCCAAAAGATGAACTGGAGTAGGTTCAACGCAGTATGGAATTATTAGCAACCAATCTGGGCTTTCTGTTGCCAGAACTGTTTGGAGAGTTCCCACCGAAAACAAGATAACACCTAAAATTACAAGCAAATGTGCTTGTGTTTGGTTGTGTCTGGACTCCTCAGACTTTTCGCGTAAGTAATCTCGGAGGGACAAATCTTTTCCACTTTTTATGATTCTATGGATTTGTAATAAAAATATTGTGTACTAGTGATTCAGATTTGGAATTGCACAGTCTTTCCTTTATCATTTCTCCATTTTTTCTCCATTTTTGGATGCATACTATCCTGTACCCCAAGCTTCAAAAAGAATGTATATTTTCATCTATATATGCAAAA from the Candidatus Bathyarchaeota archaeon genome contains:
- a CDS encoding multidrug ABC transporter permease, whose amino-acid sequence is MVQPLSGQAIYVVLLRELKRYWRAKARIISSVAQSFFFLAIFGVGLGGFIGGVGKVSYLSYLAPGIICMGLLFGSVFSGVSVIFDRQFGFMKEMLVAPVSRTSIILGKILGGAVTASIQGIILMAVAGIMGAFALTPALIFGALAAIGVMLLITAGFVGLGVAIGSTLNDFHAFQLLSTFVIWPLFMLSGAFFPIDAVPLPLQVAMLFDPMFYGVELLRWCLLGVGTPMLGPFGWLISLGVLTGFNALMIGIGTYLFSRAQV